Part of the Bradyrhizobium sp. AZCC 1721 genome, CAATGAATCGCGGCTGAAGCTCGACATGGACAAGGTGAAGTCCTGGCTCGCCAAGGGCGCGCAGCCGTCGGATCGCGTGACGCGCTTCCTGGATGCGGCCGGTGTCGTCAAGCGCGCCGCCCGCAACAACCCGGAAAAGGCCGTGCCGCGCAAGGAGCGCAAGGCTCGCGCCGAAGCCGCCGCGAAGGCGTAAGGCTTAGCGGCGCGCGACGGTGAAAACACCGATTTGCGTCGCCCGTATCGGCGCCGCGCATGGCGTGCGCGGCGCGGTGAAACTGTGGACGTTCACCGAGGATCCGCTGGCC contains:
- the rpsP gene encoding 30S ribosomal protein S16; protein product: MSVVIRLARAGTKKRPVYHVVVADSRFPRDGRFIERLGHFNPLLPKDNESRLKLDMDKVKSWLAKGAQPSDRVTRFLDAAGVVKRAARNNPEKAVPRKERKARAEAAAKA